The proteins below come from a single Candidatus Rokuibacteriota bacterium genomic window:
- a CDS encoding HAD family hydrolase, which yields MTPSAVLFDLFDTLVLLDRSRLPEVHVKGKTRRTTAGHLHRAFQPFAPGLSLEDFVDALFWSWQEAERIRGESLREVTAPERFGMMFARLGLGHGMVPPEALQMLLATHMQELSKAVVFPEHHGDLLRGLKKRHRLAVVSNFDYTPMAWHVLEREGVADLFETVVVSDAVGWRKPKPVIFELALRRLSAAPGEALFVGDRADIDVAGAQGVGMAAAWINRDGSPLPEGVQAPEFEIRDLAELEHILGV from the coding sequence GTGACGCCGTCGGCCGTCCTCTTCGACCTGTTCGACACGCTCGTCCTCCTGGACCGCTCGAGGCTGCCTGAGGTGCACGTCAAGGGCAAGACGCGCCGCACGACGGCCGGGCATCTCCACCGCGCCTTCCAGCCGTTCGCTCCCGGCCTCTCCTTGGAGGACTTCGTCGACGCGCTCTTCTGGAGCTGGCAGGAGGCGGAGCGCATTCGCGGCGAGAGCCTCCGGGAGGTGACGGCGCCCGAGCGCTTCGGCATGATGTTCGCGCGCCTCGGCCTCGGCCACGGGATGGTGCCCCCGGAGGCGCTCCAGATGCTGCTGGCGACCCACATGCAGGAGCTCTCGAAGGCCGTGGTCTTCCCCGAGCACCACGGCGACCTGCTGAGGGGCCTCAAGAAGCGCCACAGGCTGGCGGTCGTCTCCAACTTCGACTACACGCCGATGGCGTGGCACGTCCTCGAGCGGGAAGGGGTGGCCGACCTCTTCGAGACCGTGGTCGTCTCCGACGCGGTCGGCTGGCGCAAGCCCAAGCCCGTCATCTTCGAGCTGGCGCTGAGACGGCTGAGCGCAGCTCCCGGCGAGGCGCTCTTCGTCGGCGACCGCGCGGACATCGACGTCGCGGGCGCCCAGGGCGTGGGTATGGCCGCGGCCTGGATCAACCGTGACGGGAGCCCCTTGCCCGAGGGCGTGCAGGCTCCCGAGTTCGAGATACGGGACCTGGCCGAGCTCGAGCACATCTTGGGTGTGTAG
- the trxB gene encoding thioredoxin-disulfide reductase, with translation MAPTRKVVIIGSGPAGYTAAVYAARANLAPVMFTGIQPGGQLMLTTLVENYPGFVDGIDGPPLMETFKAQAARFGTEMIAEDVTEVDFSSRPFRVKADDAAVEADTVIIATGASAKLIGLPNESKLMGRGVSTCATCDGFFFKDQNIMVVGGGDSAMEEALYLSRLGRQVQVVHRRDSLRASKIMQERALKNPKIEFIWDTGVEDVLDPAKGKVTAVRLKNLKTGAQWETPVDGLFVAIGHQPNTAIFKGKLDLHPNEYVKVTPGTTQTSVPGVFAAGDVADFTYRQAVTAAGTGCMAALEAERYLEAHHSGH, from the coding sequence ATGGCACCGACACGCAAGGTCGTGATCATCGGCTCAGGCCCCGCGGGCTATACCGCCGCCGTCTACGCGGCCCGGGCCAATCTGGCCCCCGTGATGTTCACCGGCATTCAGCCGGGTGGCCAGCTCATGCTGACGACGCTGGTTGAGAACTACCCCGGCTTCGTGGACGGCATCGACGGCCCGCCCCTCATGGAGACCTTCAAGGCCCAGGCGGCGCGCTTCGGCACCGAGATGATCGCCGAGGACGTGACGGAGGTGGACTTCAGCAGCCGGCCGTTCCGCGTGAAGGCCGACGACGCGGCCGTCGAGGCCGATACGGTCATCATCGCCACGGGCGCCTCGGCCAAGCTCATCGGCCTGCCCAACGAGTCCAAGCTCATGGGGCGCGGCGTCAGCACCTGCGCCACCTGCGACGGCTTCTTCTTCAAGGACCAGAACATCATGGTCGTCGGCGGCGGCGACTCCGCCATGGAGGAGGCGCTCTACCTCTCGCGCCTCGGCCGCCAGGTGCAGGTGGTCCATCGACGGGACTCGCTCCGCGCCTCCAAGATCATGCAGGAGCGCGCGCTGAAGAACCCCAAGATCGAGTTCATCTGGGACACGGGGGTCGAGGACGTTCTCGACCCGGCCAAGGGCAAGGTGACGGCGGTACGGCTCAAGAACCTCAAGACAGGCGCCCAGTGGGAGACGCCCGTGGACGGACTCTTCGTCGCCATCGGGCACCAGCCCAACACGGCCATCTTCAAAGGGAAGCTCGACCTGCACCCGAACGAATACGTCAAGGTCACGCCGGGGACCACGCAGACCTCCGTGCCCGGCGTCTTCGCGGCGGGCGACGTCGCCGACTTCACCTACCGACAGGCGGTCACGGCCGCGGGCACCGGCTGCATGGCCGCGCTCGAAGCCGAGCGCTACCTCGAGGCACATCACTCAGGCCACTGA
- a CDS encoding rhomboid family intramembrane serine protease, with product MFPIGDDNSTRKTAPVVVYALIALNLALFFAELNGGDPFIVRWAFVPRRFLADPAGGFVTVFTSMFMHGGWMHLGGNMLYLWIFGDNVEDRFGHMKFLVFYLLCGIAATFAQMAFNPGSNVPNVGASGAIAGVLGSYILLFPRARVRVLMGRSVVPMPALVVIGLWIILQLVSGIGSIAPTTDTGGIAYMAHIGGFAAGFVLTLVLRGNRGAEEGRR from the coding sequence ATGTTTCCGATCGGTGACGATAACTCTACCCGCAAGACCGCGCCGGTTGTCGTCTATGCCCTGATTGCGCTGAACCTCGCCTTGTTCTTCGCTGAGCTGAACGGCGGCGACCCGTTCATCGTGCGCTGGGCGTTCGTGCCCCGGCGCTTCCTCGCAGACCCGGCAGGCGGCTTCGTGACCGTCTTCACCTCCATGTTCATGCACGGCGGGTGGATGCACCTCGGGGGCAACATGCTGTACCTGTGGATCTTTGGCGACAACGTGGAAGACCGTTTCGGTCACATGAAGTTCCTGGTCTTCTACCTGCTCTGCGGCATCGCGGCAACCTTCGCGCAGATGGCCTTCAACCCGGGATCCAATGTGCCGAACGTGGGAGCGTCCGGCGCGATCGCTGGCGTTCTGGGCTCTTACATCCTGCTCTTCCCCAGGGCGCGAGTGCGGGTGTTGATGGGAAGGAGCGTCGTGCCGATGCCGGCGCTCGTCGTCATCGGCCTCTGGATCATCCTGCAGCTGGTCAGCGGGATCGGCTCGATTGCGCCCACGACGGATACGGGTGGGATCGCCTATATGGCTCACATCGGAGGGTTTGCCGCCGGGTTCGTGCTGACGTTGGTCCTGCGTGGGAATCGTGGGGCGGAGGAGGGCCGCCGTTAG
- a CDS encoding GNAT family N-acetyltransferase, protein MTTPERPRMSAERRQEEIVVRRADPMDRPRIEAFSRERGYRGFLSPEAAVVIAERGLDVAGLGRVQPDNGVLVLRGMGVDSGFRRRGIGTRLLELLIAEIGARRCYCIPYTHLREFYGRAGFVDLDLDSAPHFLRDRILEYRNAGNDVILMCRPGGADMAGSPAGP, encoded by the coding sequence ATGACCACGCCGGAGCGCCCACGGATGTCAGCGGAACGCAGGCAAGAGGAAATCGTCGTCCGCCGCGCCGACCCGATGGACCGGCCTCGCATCGAGGCCTTCTCCCGCGAGCGGGGCTACCGGGGCTTCCTGAGCCCGGAAGCCGCTGTCGTCATCGCCGAGCGCGGGCTCGACGTCGCCGGCCTCGGACGCGTCCAACCCGATAACGGTGTCCTCGTCCTGCGTGGCATGGGCGTCGACTCTGGCTTTCGGCGGCGTGGGATCGGCACCCGCCTGCTCGAACTGCTCATCGCCGAGATCGGTGCCCGACGCTGCTATTGCATTCCCTACACCCACCTGCGCGAGTTTTACGGGCGCGCCGGTTTCGTCGACCTCGACCTCGACTCCGCTCCCCATTTCCTTCGCGACCGCATCCTCGAATACCGGAATGCCGGAAACGACGTCATCCTGATGTGCCGTCCGGGCGGCGCGGACATGGCGGGATCCCCGGCTGGGCCCTAG
- a CDS encoding OmpA family protein has product MTRIAVLLPAVLMVVSGCATRDWVRDLMGKKEVEIGERMDGLGNQIKTTDANLGETTKLARGAGERADGAMAKAGGVDSRLTRIWSNRYNHKTADTVEVYFGFDQADLSDGAQTALLGVVKELEANPTLVVKLGGFTDPKGTRDYNYALAQRRVEAVRRFFADKGVQLSRVQAIGMGPLDARGTPDEKKRRVTVTLMIDSD; this is encoded by the coding sequence ATGACAAGGATCGCCGTGCTGCTGCCTGCCGTGCTCATGGTTGTGTCAGGCTGCGCGACCCGGGACTGGGTCCGCGATCTGATGGGCAAGAAGGAAGTCGAGATCGGCGAGCGGATGGACGGGCTGGGCAACCAGATCAAGACAACCGACGCGAATCTCGGCGAGACCACCAAGCTCGCGCGCGGCGCCGGCGAGCGCGCCGACGGCGCCATGGCGAAGGCCGGCGGCGTGGACAGCCGCCTCACGCGCATCTGGTCGAACCGCTACAACCACAAGACAGCGGACACGGTCGAGGTCTACTTCGGTTTCGACCAGGCCGACCTCTCGGACGGCGCCCAGACCGCCCTCCTCGGCGTGGTCAAGGAGCTGGAGGCCAACCCGACGCTCGTGGTCAAGCTCGGCGGCTTCACCGACCCCAAGGGCACCAGGGACTACAACTACGCGCTCGCCCAGCGCCGGGTCGAGGCCGTCCGCCGCTTCTTCGCGGACAAGGGCGTGCAGCTCTCTCGCGTGCAGGCCATCGGCATGGGCCCGCTCGACGCCCGCGGCACTCCCGATGAGAAGAAGCGGCGGGTGACCGTCACCCTGATGATCGACTCGGACTAG
- a CDS encoding methyltransferase, producing the protein MTSEIGRAEAPAAAALLRGLLPAELLPLFDASFVRLHLLYDEFIYRLVLRVVSETGLEQTMREPGTPTEIATRAGFAAGQALVPLDWMLRHLTARGLLEELSGDAAFRYRSLGPFPALDPTPVREEQLRREPSWMPAYVLAETVARDYPAFLRGEVTGEEVLFSPRRLRLWIDYFSNDNGLYVVNNRVGALAVEQWLPRSGGVVLELGGGLGSGALALLERLEVADRLGAIAEYHFTERVPAFLRRGEQALRTRHPGLSRVTFASLDMNRPFGEQGVAPGSVSVVYAVNTLHVAHDLDFTLREVLGALEPGGRLIVSECVRSQERQPIESEFVFNLTETFRSPRLHLPYRPSGGFLTPGQWKGAMEAAGFVDIRFLPDIVRVQEQAPRFIAAAIGATRPP; encoded by the coding sequence ATGACCAGCGAGATCGGGCGCGCGGAAGCTCCCGCGGCAGCGGCATTGCTGCGAGGGCTGCTTCCCGCCGAGCTCCTGCCCCTCTTCGACGCCTCGTTCGTCCGTCTGCATCTTCTCTACGACGAGTTCATCTATCGGCTCGTGCTACGGGTGGTCAGCGAGACGGGGCTCGAGCAAACGATGCGGGAGCCGGGCACCCCGACGGAGATCGCGACGCGCGCCGGTTTCGCAGCCGGACAGGCCCTCGTGCCCCTCGACTGGATGCTTCGGCATCTGACCGCGCGGGGGCTGCTCGAGGAGCTGTCGGGCGACGCCGCGTTCCGGTACCGTTCGCTCGGCCCGTTCCCAGCCCTCGACCCCACCCCTGTACGCGAGGAGCAGCTCCGGCGCGAGCCGTCGTGGATGCCTGCGTACGTCCTTGCGGAGACGGTCGCGCGGGACTACCCGGCGTTCTTGCGCGGTGAGGTCACCGGCGAGGAGGTGCTCTTCTCCCCCCGGCGGCTCAGGCTCTGGATCGACTACTTCTCCAACGACAATGGCCTCTATGTCGTCAACAACCGCGTGGGAGCGCTCGCGGTCGAGCAGTGGCTGCCCCGGTCCGGCGGAGTGGTGCTCGAGCTGGGCGGGGGGCTCGGCAGTGGCGCCTTGGCGCTGCTGGAACGGTTGGAGGTGGCCGACCGGCTCGGCGCGATCGCGGAATACCACTTCACGGAGCGGGTGCCCGCGTTCCTGCGCCGTGGAGAACAGGCGCTGCGGACGCGGCACCCGGGGCTCTCACGCGTGACGTTCGCGTCCCTCGACATGAACCGCCCGTTCGGGGAGCAAGGGGTGGCGCCAGGGAGCGTGTCGGTCGTCTATGCCGTCAACACGCTCCACGTGGCCCACGACCTGGACTTCACACTCCGCGAGGTGCTGGGCGCCCTCGAGCCGGGCGGCCGCCTCATCGTGTCCGAGTGCGTGCGCTCCCAGGAGCGGCAGCCGATCGAGTCGGAGTTCGTCTTCAACCTGACAGAGACGTTCCGATCGCCCCGGCTCCACCTGCCCTACCGCCCGAGCGGCGGATTCCTCACGCCCGGGCAGTGGAAAGGGGCCATGGAGGCCGCCGGATTCGTGGACATCCGTTTTCTGCCGGACATCGTGCGCGTCCAAGAGCAAGCGCCAAGGTTCATCGCTGCCGCGATCGGAGCAACCCGTCCACCTTGA
- a CDS encoding lysophospholipid acyltransferase family protein has product MPPSVTSNRPVRRPRWYSHAYNHADFYRVAAGLAWLPRRARLGLARQLGRLAPRWMPVERAAIRNTLARVTGATGSRLEALTVATFADFAMCFSDLVSTNRQPMARLVSQVDMAEGADLMTRLGQGFISPSAHVGNWELAGRLLAGRTARTTHVVVAEEEVRELEQWVRRDGGGVRFVTRSRPTVSLELVAALRRGEVVAVQADRALGTRGDVLIPFFGKPAPFPLGPFLLASAVRVPVVPAFCLLGADYRYTVKVAEPFSVPRGGETEAARAWVAMLEGVVREHPTQWFNFYDIWNPVLP; this is encoded by the coding sequence GTGCCCCCGTCTGTGACCTCCAACCGGCCGGTCCGACGGCCACGCTGGTACTCGCACGCCTACAACCACGCGGATTTCTACCGTGTGGCCGCGGGCCTTGCCTGGCTCCCGCGCCGCGCGCGGCTCGGCCTCGCGCGGCAGCTGGGCCGCCTCGCCCCGCGGTGGATGCCGGTGGAGCGCGCGGCGATCCGAAACACGCTGGCGCGCGTGACGGGCGCGACGGGATCCCGACTCGAGGCGCTGACGGTCGCCACGTTCGCTGATTTCGCGATGTGCTTCAGCGATCTGGTGTCCACGAACAGGCAGCCCATGGCGCGCCTCGTCTCCCAGGTCGACATGGCAGAGGGCGCGGATCTCATGACGCGGCTGGGGCAAGGGTTCATCTCGCCCAGCGCCCATGTCGGCAACTGGGAGCTGGCGGGGCGTCTCCTGGCCGGGCGCACCGCCCGGACCACGCACGTCGTCGTGGCCGAAGAGGAGGTACGCGAGCTGGAGCAGTGGGTGCGCCGGGACGGCGGCGGCGTGCGCTTCGTCACCCGCTCCCGGCCGACCGTCTCGCTCGAGCTCGTCGCCGCGCTCCGGCGGGGCGAGGTGGTGGCCGTGCAGGCGGACCGGGCGCTGGGCACGCGCGGTGATGTGCTGATTCCGTTCTTCGGGAAGCCCGCGCCATTCCCGCTCGGGCCATTCCTCCTGGCCAGCGCCGTCCGGGTGCCGGTGGTGCCGGCGTTCTGCCTTCTCGGCGCGGACTATCGCTACACCGTCAAGGTGGCCGAGCCATTCAGCGTCCCGCGCGGCGGCGAGACTGAGGCCGCGCGCGCCTGGGTCGCGATGCTCGAGGGCGTGGTCCGCGAGCACCCGACCCAGTGGTTCAATTTCTACGACATCTGGAACCCGGTTCTCCCATGA
- the fabG gene encoding 3-oxoacyl-[acyl-carrier-protein] reductase, protein MTSLSGKVALVTGASRGIGRACAIKLGTLGARIAVNYNKSATAADDVVARIKAGGGEATAVQGDVSHFATAQSVVKAAIDAYGRLDILVNNAGTTRDGLLVSMKEEDFDGIIQQNLKSVFNCSRAALRQMMKQRYGRIVNITSIVGIVGGAGQTNYSAAKAGIIGFTKAMAKEYGGRNIAVNAVAPGYIPTDLTNALPSEITARIIGLTAYGRAGTPEEVANAVAFLASDEASYITGQVLAVDGGVT, encoded by the coding sequence GTGACCTCTCTCAGCGGAAAAGTGGCGCTCGTGACCGGCGCCTCACGGGGCATCGGCCGCGCGTGCGCGATCAAGCTCGGAACGCTGGGCGCCCGGATCGCCGTGAACTACAACAAGAGCGCCACCGCGGCAGACGACGTCGTCGCCCGGATCAAGGCCGGCGGCGGCGAGGCCACGGCCGTGCAGGGCGACGTGAGCCACTTCGCCACCGCGCAGAGCGTCGTCAAGGCCGCCATCGACGCCTACGGCCGGCTTGACATCCTCGTCAACAACGCTGGCACGACCCGCGACGGTCTGCTGGTCTCGATGAAGGAAGAGGATTTCGACGGCATCATCCAGCAGAACCTGAAGAGCGTGTTCAATTGCAGCAGAGCCGCGCTCCGGCAGATGATGAAGCAGCGATACGGCCGCATCGTCAACATCACCTCGATCGTGGGAATAGTCGGCGGCGCGGGCCAGACGAACTACTCCGCCGCGAAAGCCGGGATCATCGGCTTCACGAAAGCGATGGCGAAGGAATACGGCGGGAGGAATATTGCCGTCAACGCCGTCGCGCCGGGTTACATTCCCACCGATCTGACGAACGCGCTACCTTCGGAGATCACCGCGAGGATCATCGGCCTGACGGCGTATGGCCGGGCGGGGACACCGGAAGAGGTGGCGAACGCCGTGGCGTTCCTCGCGTCCGACGAAGCCAGCTACATCACGGGCCAGGTCTTGGCCGTGGACGGCGGAGTGACGTAA
- a CDS encoding aspartate dehydrogenase, whose protein sequence is MIKVGIVGMGVIGTHVAQAITKGIPGIALAGVTVRDPAKARGHRALGLEWLIRESDLIVEAATQAALREFGPSVLAAGKHLMVLSVGGLVGVLDEWARLAEKHGCRILVPSGAVAGLDGMKGAREGGITSVTMETRKPPRGLAGAPWIEQQKIDLDGIKTETLIFEGPATEAVKAFPANVNVVAAVSLASVGPEKTRIKIFAVPGQERNQHRITVEGEFGRLSIEIENVPSENPRTGKLSYLSAIAMLRELGASVQVGN, encoded by the coding sequence ATGATCAAGGTCGGTATCGTCGGCATGGGAGTGATCGGTACTCATGTGGCCCAGGCCATCACGAAGGGCATACCCGGCATCGCGCTGGCGGGCGTGACGGTCCGCGACCCGGCCAAGGCGCGGGGTCATCGGGCTCTCGGCCTCGAATGGCTGATCCGCGAGTCGGACCTGATCGTCGAGGCGGCGACCCAGGCCGCGCTCCGCGAATTCGGCCCTTCCGTTCTGGCCGCGGGCAAGCACCTCATGGTGCTCTCGGTGGGCGGGCTCGTCGGCGTCCTCGACGAGTGGGCGCGACTGGCCGAGAAGCACGGCTGCCGCATCCTCGTGCCCTCGGGCGCCGTCGCCGGCCTCGACGGCATGAAGGGCGCCCGCGAGGGCGGCATCACCTCCGTGACGATGGAGACGCGCAAGCCGCCGCGCGGCCTCGCCGGTGCGCCGTGGATCGAACAGCAAAAGATCGACCTCGACGGCATCAAAACAGAAACGCTCATCTTCGAGGGGCCGGCGACCGAGGCCGTCAAGGCTTTCCCCGCCAACGTCAACGTGGTCGCCGCCGTGTCGCTCGCCAGCGTCGGGCCCGAAAAGACCCGCATCAAGATCTTTGCCGTCCCCGGACAGGAGCGCAACCAGCACCGCATCACGGTCGAGGGTGAGTTCGGGCGCCTCAGCATCGAGATCGAAAACGTGCCCTCGGAGAACCCGCGCACGGGCAAGCTTTCCTACCTCTCGGCCATCGCCATGCTGCGCGAGCTCGGCGCCTCCGTCCAGGTCGGCAATTAG
- a CDS encoding TIGR02757 family protein — MPVTNRLKQPLDRLCREFDWTLRVKQDAIQFPLRYSDPADIELAGLFASCMAYGRVDLFGAWVDWTLQRMGESPARFVMGFDLQKHGQVFSGFSYRFNRERDLLAFCLAAQRLLVRHGSLEAFFLEGYAPEHPHVGPALEHFAEGFRGQDLSAVFPRNRLSYGFKHWFPLPSTGGACKRLHLYLRWMVRREAPDFGIWSGIPPSALLMPVDTHIENMARSIGLTRRRSRNWRMVEEVTAELKRLDPDDPVRYDFALCHKRMSGQCLNRRDAEICAPCGLKPVCVHWRGPR, encoded by the coding sequence ATGCCCGTGACGAATAGGCTCAAGCAGCCTCTCGATCGGCTCTGCCGCGAGTTCGACTGGACTCTGCGGGTGAAGCAGGACGCGATACAATTTCCGCTCCGCTACAGCGATCCCGCCGACATCGAGCTGGCCGGGCTCTTCGCCTCGTGCATGGCCTACGGCCGCGTGGACCTCTTCGGAGCGTGGGTGGATTGGACGCTCCAGCGCATGGGGGAGTCGCCGGCCCGCTTCGTCATGGGCTTCGACCTCCAGAAGCACGGACAGGTGTTTTCAGGCTTCAGCTACCGCTTCAACCGCGAGCGCGACCTGCTGGCCTTCTGCCTGGCCGCTCAGCGCCTCCTCGTCCGCCATGGCTCGCTCGAGGCTTTTTTCCTGGAGGGTTACGCCCCGGAGCATCCTCACGTGGGCCCGGCCCTCGAGCACTTCGCGGAAGGTTTTCGCGGGCAGGACCTGTCGGCCGTCTTCCCGCGCAACCGGCTCTCTTACGGCTTCAAGCACTGGTTCCCGCTGCCGTCCACCGGCGGGGCGTGCAAGCGCCTGCATCTCTACCTCCGCTGGATGGTCAGGCGCGAGGCGCCCGACTTCGGGATCTGGTCCGGGATCCCGCCGTCCGCGCTCCTGATGCCCGTGGACACGCACATCGAGAACATGGCGCGCTCCATCGGGCTCACGCGCAGGCGCAGCCGCAACTGGCGAATGGTCGAGGAGGTCACGGCGGAGCTCAAGCGTCTCGACCCCGACGACCCGGTCAGGTACGACTTCGCGCTCTGCCACAAGCGCATGTCGGGCCAGTGCCTGAACCGCCGCGACGCGGAGATCTGCGCGCCCTGCGGCCTCAAGCCGGTGTGCGTGCACTGGAGGGGGCCCCGGTGA
- a CDS encoding DNA recombination protein RmuC yields MPEAMPGWTIVLLAVLAPAVVVTAWALFRVAARLAEMEARRAQPDQSLLLLQREVEAARSEGQKGLAETAASVRSELAQFSAQMTAQMGQVGASVQQQLQHVGRVVGDVQGSLGKLGETSQRIFDVGRSIAGLEQILKSPKIRGGLGETFLENLLAQMFPQEHYTLQYQFSTGDRVDAVVKIGDRLVPVDAKFPLENFQRMLQETDEAERKQARRAFVRDVKARVDEIAKKYILPDEGTYDFALMYIPAENVYFEAITKDESLEEDPPAVYAASKRVIPVSPNSLYAYLRVIVLGLRGLQIERSAQEIQERLTRLGGDLDKFREAFDVVGRHLTNARNKYDEAGAALNRVEAKLEGIEKPGGQAALPGVGA; encoded by the coding sequence ATGCCGGAGGCGATGCCCGGATGGACGATTGTCCTTCTGGCAGTGCTCGCGCCCGCCGTCGTCGTGACCGCCTGGGCGCTCTTCCGTGTCGCAGCGCGGCTAGCGGAGATGGAGGCCCGTCGCGCCCAGCCCGACCAGTCCCTGCTTCTTCTCCAGCGTGAAGTCGAGGCCGCGCGAAGCGAAGGACAGAAGGGGCTCGCCGAGACGGCCGCCTCGGTGCGGAGCGAGCTGGCGCAGTTCTCGGCCCAGATGACCGCGCAGATGGGGCAGGTTGGGGCCAGCGTCCAGCAGCAGCTCCAGCACGTGGGGCGCGTGGTCGGCGACGTCCAGGGCAGCCTCGGCAAGCTCGGCGAGACCAGCCAGCGCATCTTCGACGTGGGCCGGAGCATCGCCGGGCTTGAGCAAATCCTCAAGTCGCCCAAGATCCGGGGCGGCCTTGGCGAGACCTTCCTCGAGAACCTCCTGGCCCAGATGTTCCCGCAAGAGCACTACACCCTCCAGTACCAATTCTCCACCGGCGACCGGGTGGATGCGGTCGTCAAGATCGGAGACCGCCTCGTGCCCGTGGACGCCAAGTTCCCGCTGGAGAATTTTCAGCGCATGCTCCAGGAAACGGACGAGGCGGAGCGGAAGCAGGCGCGGCGCGCCTTCGTCCGCGACGTCAAGGCGCGCGTGGACGAGATCGCGAAGAAGTACATCCTTCCCGACGAGGGAACCTACGACTTCGCGCTCATGTACATCCCGGCGGAGAACGTCTACTTCGAAGCCATCACCAAGGACGAGTCCCTCGAGGAGGATCCGCCTGCCGTCTATGCCGCGTCCAAGCGTGTCATTCCCGTCTCGCCCAACAGCCTCTACGCCTACCTGCGCGTGATCGTGCTCGGCCTGCGGGGGCTCCAGATCGAGCGGAGCGCGCAGGAGATCCAGGAGCGCCTCACGCGGCTCGGCGGAGACCTCGACAAGTTCCGGGAGGCCTTCGACGTGGTCGGGCGCCACCTGACGAACGCCCGCAACAAATACGACGAGGCGGGCGCCGCGCTGAACCGCGTCGAGGCCAAGCTCGAGGGAATCGAGAAGCCCGGCGGCCAGGCCGCGCTCCCCGGGGTCGGCGCATGA
- a CDS encoding M20 family metallopeptidase, giving the protein MSLLSRVFERINAEEAVELTRALVRIPSVYRPGEPGANEAEVAAFVEFWFRREGLPVEVQEVTPGRPNILAWVGEKGPGQRCLLLEGHTDVVTEGDPKDWTRPPFAAEMSDGRVYGRGAADMKSGLAAAMVVLAAFKRAGVTPKGKLVVGALVDEEDGMIGVRHLVKTAAGRELDAAIICEPEENELCLEQRGVVWARIRARGKMAHGAMPEAGVNPLTALGAILRRVPALEKRLRKQCQKSRYLKPPTVTPTIIQGPPRGVGAPQSNVIPAIAEMTLDVRLTPGISSEGVEAEIEALCRQAEAAVPGVKLEWEAVNAFRLATKVEKSEAVVQAMIHGVRKATGSAPRYGGVPGSTDGTILRMELGIPIVTCGPGSRLIPHQVDEYVEAKEIADSARIYAAAALKYLEA; this is encoded by the coding sequence GTGAGCCTGCTCTCGCGCGTCTTCGAGCGTATCAACGCCGAGGAGGCGGTGGAGCTTACCCGCGCTCTCGTCCGCATCCCGAGCGTCTACCGCCCCGGCGAGCCCGGCGCCAACGAGGCGGAGGTCGCCGCCTTTGTCGAATTCTGGTTCAGGCGTGAGGGTTTGCCTGTCGAGGTTCAGGAGGTGACGCCGGGCCGCCCGAATATCCTGGCCTGGGTTGGCGAGAAGGGGCCGGGACAGCGCTGCCTTCTTCTCGAGGGCCACACCGACGTCGTCACCGAGGGCGACCCGAAGGACTGGACCCGGCCGCCGTTCGCGGCCGAGATGAGCGACGGGCGCGTTTACGGGCGAGGCGCCGCCGACATGAAGAGCGGGCTCGCCGCCGCCATGGTCGTGCTCGCGGCCTTCAAGCGCGCGGGCGTCACGCCCAAGGGCAAGCTGGTCGTGGGCGCCCTCGTGGACGAGGAAGACGGCATGATCGGCGTCCGCCACCTGGTCAAGACCGCGGCCGGCCGGGAGCTGGATGCCGCGATCATCTGCGAGCCCGAGGAGAACGAGCTCTGCCTCGAGCAGCGCGGTGTGGTGTGGGCGCGCATCCGCGCCCGCGGCAAGATGGCCCACGGCGCCATGCCCGAAGCGGGGGTCAACCCCCTGACGGCGCTCGGCGCCATCCTGCGCCGGGTGCCCGCGCTCGAGAAGCGGCTGCGCAAGCAGTGTCAGAAGAGCCGCTATCTCAAGCCTCCCACCGTGACGCCCACCATCATCCAGGGCCCGCCGCGCGGCGTGGGAGCGCCCCAGTCCAATGTCATCCCGGCCATCGCCGAAATGACTCTCGACGTGCGTCTGACCCCAGGGATCTCGTCGGAGGGCGTCGAGGCCGAGATCGAGGCGCTGTGCAGGCAGGCGGAGGCGGCCGTGCCCGGCGTCAAGCTCGAGTGGGAGGCGGTCAATGCCTTCCGGCTCGCGACCAAGGTGGAGAAGTCGGAGGCGGTGGTCCAGGCCATGATCCACGGCGTCCGGAAGGCCACCGGATCCGCGCCCCGCTACGGCGGCGTCCCCGGCTCGACGGACGGGACCATATTAAGGATGGAGCTTGGGATCCCCATCGTCACCTGCGGCCCGGGCAGCCGGCTCATTCCCCACCAGGTCGACGAGTACGTTGAAGCGAAGGAAATAGCCGACTCGGCAAGAATTTATGCAGCGGCGGCTCTGAAGTACCTCGAAGCGTAG